In Shouchella patagoniensis, the following are encoded in one genomic region:
- a CDS encoding SdpI family protein, with protein sequence MANIAEAVSSFVLGLLVCLLGIPLYYKKVKPNHFYGMTFKGTVSEKEWYAINHYGGKKLIQYGMILFPTGLIPLLTPTFHPVVSLLWAFFCGAMILIPCVQTLLRYYR encoded by the coding sequence ATGGCAAATATCGCAGAGGCGGTTTCAAGTTTTGTTTTAGGTCTCCTTGTCTGCTTGCTTGGAATTCCTCTTTATTATAAGAAAGTTAAACCAAATCATTTCTATGGAATGACTTTTAAAGGGACGGTTAGTGAGAAAGAGTGGTATGCAATCAACCATTATGGTGGTAAAAAGCTCATTCAATACGGCATGATCCTCTTTCCCACAGGTCTTATCCCTCTGCTTACTCCTACATTTCATCCGGTGGTTAGTCTGCTTTGGGCGTTTTTTTGCGGGGCAATGATACTCATTCCTTGTGTTCAGACGCTATTACGCTACTACAGATAA
- a CDS encoding TetR/AcrR family transcriptional regulator — MTNKKPSPQEELNSLSLRERKKRQAQLNIEEAALHLFQQKGYEQTSIKEIADEVMLSSRTFFRYFSSKEEVLTRFLHTTQKEISHSIKQIKTTASPHTALHAIFYDLANKYQNERTNFLIRYEIAMQASSVSSLFLYTLLESEPVIRNELHAYLENTDEQELHFLVALYMSAFRISIEKWLKNKEATNLVSILTNHMDRLVCLKTETNQTS, encoded by the coding sequence ATGACGAATAAAAAACCATCCCCGCAAGAGGAGTTAAATTCCCTTAGTTTAAGAGAACGCAAAAAACGCCAAGCTCAACTAAACATAGAAGAAGCAGCGCTCCACCTTTTCCAACAAAAAGGGTATGAACAAACATCGATTAAAGAGATTGCAGACGAAGTCATGTTGTCATCGCGCACCTTTTTCCGTTATTTTTCATCAAAAGAAGAAGTCCTTACACGTTTTCTACACACGACACAAAAGGAGATTTCACACTCAATCAAACAAATAAAAACAACGGCATCGCCTCATACTGCGCTTCATGCTATTTTTTATGACCTAGCCAATAAGTACCAGAATGAACGTACTAACTTTCTTATTCGTTATGAAATTGCCATGCAAGCGTCGTCCGTTTCGTCCTTATTTCTATATACATTGCTTGAATCAGAACCCGTTATACGAAACGAACTACATGCTTATTTGGAGAATACCGACGAGCAGGAGCTCCACTTTCTTGTTGCTCTTTATATGTCTGCCTTTCGTATCTCAATTGAAAAATGGTTAAAAAACAAGGAAGCTACAAATCTCGTATCTATACTAACCAACCACATGGATCGCCTCGTGTGTCTTAAGACAGAAACAAACCAGACCAGTTGA